A DNA window from Helianthus annuus cultivar XRQ/B chromosome 15, HanXRQr2.0-SUNRISE, whole genome shotgun sequence contains the following coding sequences:
- the LOC110913153 gene encoding RING-H2 finger protein ATL5 — MSADSPVMAPWRPYSEHHGGIPDAVLVKILLAIYISLFVFMFLGSFFTRHPYFRNNHRSSSSGLNASILKSLPPVFVYSKTKTETKVVEDCAVCLSEFEESDKCLVLPNCKHCFHSACIHMWFSNHSTCPLCRSPVVIVDQVTTPHPATASSIQTTTTTSEPAVVDVRIDIVPVNVNETEPESQIKSQVEEAEEEEEISINMSQSLV, encoded by the coding sequence ATGTCCGCAGACTCTCCGGTCATGGCCCCATGGCGGCCCTACAGTGAACATCACGGCGGCATACCTGACGCTGTCTTGGTTAAAATCTTGCTTGCCATATATATTAGCCTTTTCGTCTTCATGTTCTTGGGGAGCTTCTTCACCCGGCATCCTTATTTCCGCAACAACCACCGCAGTTCTTCAAGTGGGCTCAACGCTTCCATATTGAAGTCACTCCCCCCTGTATTTGTTTACTCCAAAACCAAAACCGAAACCAAAGTTGTGGAAGATTGTGCTGTCTGTTTGTCGGAGTTTGAAGAGAGTGACAAGTGTCTGGTTTTACCCAATTGTAAACATTGTTTTCATAGTGCCTGTATTCACATGTGGTTTTCTAATCATTCAACCTGCCCGCTTTGCCGCTCACCTGTTGTTATTGTGGATCAAGTAACTACGCCTCATCCTGCTACTGCCTCATCCatccaaacaacaacaacaacgtcGGAACCAGCTGTAGTTGATGTTAGAATAGACATTGTGCCTGTTAACGTTAACGAGACGGAGCCAGAGAGTCAGATCAAGAGTCAAgttgaagaagcagaagaagaagaagaaattaGTATTAACATGAGTCAGTCTCTTGTTTGA